The following coding sequences lie in one Cyanobacterium stanieri LEGE 03274 genomic window:
- a CDS encoding PHP domain-containing protein, whose product MLLSKEKKPLWVENKASRNTEKLKQVWATLQPDSCPFRYNFHLHTSCSDGQLTPESLIEQAIQIGLQGLAITDHHSIDGFYRALSWMKQKKEVNSSISLPHLWTGVEITSELNGTIVHILGYGFDPHATAIRKYLGGYKPEGYDAQAQEVINCLHNAGALVALAHPARYRRPAEELITEAHLLGIDGVESYYAYGNPQPWQCSPKQMNVVESMAKKYNLYSTCGTDTHGNNILVRL is encoded by the coding sequence ATGCTATTGAGTAAAGAAAAAAAACCCCTCTGGGTTGAAAACAAAGCATCCAGAAATACTGAAAAGTTAAAACAAGTATGGGCTACCCTTCAACCCGATAGTTGTCCATTTAGATATAATTTCCACTTGCATACCAGTTGTTCCGATGGACAATTAACCCCCGAATCATTAATTGAACAAGCCATACAAATAGGCTTACAGGGTTTAGCCATTACAGATCATCACAGCATTGATGGTTTTTATCGAGCATTATCATGGATGAAACAAAAAAAAGAGGTTAATTCTTCTATTTCCCTTCCTCATCTTTGGACTGGGGTAGAAATTACCTCCGAGCTAAACGGCACCATTGTGCATATACTAGGCTATGGTTTCGATCCCCACGCTACGGCTATTCGGAAATATTTAGGAGGCTATAAGCCCGAGGGATATGACGCCCAAGCACAGGAAGTTATTAATTGTCTCCACAACGCAGGAGCTTTGGTAGCATTAGCCCATCCTGCCCGTTATCGTCGTCCTGCCGAGGAGTTAATCACTGAAGCACATCTGCTAGGTATTGATGGGGTAGAGAGTTATTATGCTTATGGTAATCCTCAACCTTGGCAGTGTAGCCCCAAACAAATGAATGTGGTTGAATCTATGGCAAAAAAATATAATTTGTATAGCACTTGTGGCACTGACACCCATGGTAATAATATTTTGGTAAGGCTCTAA
- a CDS encoding molybdopterin oxidoreductase family protein, which translates to MSEKVKTVCPYCGVGCGLEVMPSGDDQTKSIGKVMGDRTHPSSLGKVCVKGATVGESIKKSRLQYPLWRESLDKEFQRISWDEAFDKIINQINKVKNTIGVDGICMYGSGQFQTEDYYIAQKLFKGCLRTNNFDANSRLCMSSAVSGYVGSFGADGPPCTYTDLENTDCAFLVGTNTADCHPIVFNRVRAYHKKNDHVKMVVIDPRRTATAEAADLHLPIRPGTDIDLFNGIAHLLQKWGKIDPDFIAQYTDNFAHYQEIIKDYSPEKVAHICGIPEADLITAATYWAESNRVISLWSMGLNQSSEGTAKIRTLINLHLMTGTMGREGCGPFSLTGQPNAMGGREAGGLAHILPGYRLIHNPNHRAEVEQLWNLPENSISPEAGKTAWEAIMGLETGEVQFYWVAATNPVVSMPDLERTKKALLNSPFTVYQDAYFPTETAYYAHLVLPAAQWSEKAGTMTNSERVVTYCPRFSQPVGEGKADWEIFAEVGRRLGFEEYFAFENSAQVYDEYVSLTKNRPCDMSGLSHDLLKQAPIQWPFPEGTNPDDKYGRRLYTDLKFHTPNQKAQFIAVHSRGLAEPPNPDYPFVLTIGRLYGHWHTMTRTGRIAKINKMHPEPLLEIHPKDASQYGIESGDMVAITSLRGKGIFKALVTRAIAPRTLFIPMHWGFLWGENTEANSLSHPIACPVSKQPELKACAVNITKV; encoded by the coding sequence ATGAGTGAGAAAGTAAAGACAGTTTGTCCTTATTGTGGTGTAGGTTGTGGTTTAGAAGTAATGCCCTCTGGAGATGATCAAACAAAATCTATCGGTAAGGTTATGGGCGATCGCACCCACCCATCTAGCTTAGGAAAAGTATGCGTCAAAGGGGCAACCGTGGGTGAATCCATCAAAAAAAGTCGTTTACAATATCCCCTCTGGCGAGAAAGCCTAGACAAAGAATTTCAACGTATTTCATGGGATGAAGCCTTTGACAAAATCATCAATCAGATCAACAAAGTAAAAAATACTATTGGGGTTGACGGTATCTGTATGTATGGCTCAGGGCAATTTCAAACCGAAGATTACTATATCGCCCAAAAACTGTTCAAGGGATGCTTAAGGACAAATAATTTTGATGCCAATTCCCGTCTGTGTATGTCTTCCGCCGTCTCAGGATATGTAGGTAGTTTTGGAGCAGATGGCCCCCCTTGCACCTATACCGACTTAGAAAATACCGACTGTGCCTTTTTGGTGGGAACGAATACCGCTGACTGCCATCCCATTGTATTCAATCGTGTAAGGGCATATCACAAGAAAAATGACCATGTCAAAATGGTAGTCATTGATCCTCGCCGTACTGCCACCGCAGAAGCCGCCGATCTCCATTTACCTATTCGCCCCGGTACCGACATTGACTTATTTAACGGCATCGCCCATCTATTGCAAAAATGGGGCAAAATTGACCCCGACTTTATCGCCCAATATACCGATAACTTTGCCCATTACCAAGAAATTATCAAAGATTATTCCCCCGAAAAAGTAGCCCATATATGCGGTATTCCTGAAGCCGATTTAATTACCGCTGCCACCTATTGGGCGGAGTCTAATCGAGTTATATCCCTGTGGTCCATGGGTTTGAATCAATCCTCCGAAGGCACTGCCAAAATTCGTACCTTGATTAACCTACACTTGATGACAGGCACCATGGGCAGGGAAGGATGTGGGCCTTTTTCCCTCACAGGGCAACCCAACGCCATGGGAGGCAGAGAGGCGGGGGGTTTAGCCCATATTCTCCCCGGTTATCGCCTTATCCATAACCCTAACCATCGAGCAGAGGTAGAACAATTATGGAATCTGCCCGAAAATTCGATCTCTCCTGAAGCTGGTAAAACCGCTTGGGAAGCGATTATGGGTTTAGAAACAGGAGAAGTACAATTTTATTGGGTGGCCGCCACTAACCCTGTGGTAAGTATGCCAGACTTGGAAAGGACAAAAAAAGCCCTGCTCAATTCCCCTTTTACGGTATATCAAGATGCTTATTTTCCCACGGAAACCGCCTATTATGCCCATTTGGTGTTACCTGCGGCACAGTGGAGTGAAAAAGCAGGTACCATGACCAATTCTGAGCGAGTGGTTACCTATTGCCCTCGTTTTAGTCAACCTGTGGGGGAAGGGAAGGCGGACTGGGAAATTTTTGCGGAGGTGGGCAGAAGGTTGGGATTTGAGGAATATTTTGCCTTTGAAAATTCGGCACAGGTATATGATGAGTATGTGTCGTTAACCAAAAATCGCCCCTGTGATATGTCGGGGTTAAGCCATGATTTGTTAAAACAAGCCCCCATCCAGTGGCCTTTTCCTGAAGGCACCAATCCTGATGATAAGTATGGCAGAAGGTTATACACTGATTTAAAGTTCCATACCCCTAACCAAAAAGCCCAGTTTATTGCGGTGCATAGTCGGGGATTGGCCGAACCTCCTAACCCTGATTATCCTTTTGTGTTAACCATCGGTAGGCTGTATGGACACTGGCACACCATGACGCGCACGGGCAGAATTGCCAAAATTAATAAAATGCACCCTGAGCCTTTGTTGGAGATTCACCCCAAGGATGCAAGTCAATATGGCATTGAGTCGGGGGATATGGTGGCCATTACTTCTTTACGGGGCAAAGGAATTTTTAAGGCTTTGGTGACAAGGGCGATCGCCCCTAGAACCCTATTTATCCCGATGCACTGGGGTTTTTTGTGGGGGGAAAACACCGAAGCCAATAGCCTAAGTCATCCTATAGCTTGTCCTGTGTCTAAACAACCTGAATTAAAAGCCTGTGCGGTAAATATTACCAAGGTTTAA
- the ppsA gene encoding phosphoenolpyruvate synthase, with product MVNTAPEKINADINHKNKFVLWFEEVGIEDVPMVGGKNASLGEMIQQLTAKGVNVPTGFATTAYAYRYFIENAGIESGLRKIFADLDVDNLVSLQSVGKQARALVLNTPFPKELELAIAHAYFKLCQRYGADPTLCEKTEEEQMRLRDCVYDTDVAVRSSATAEDLPDASFAGQQETYLNVHGVKDVLESCHKCFASIFTDRAISYRTMNKFDHFEVALSVGVQKMVRSDLASSGVMFSIDTETGFKDAAFVTAAYGLGENVVQGAVNPDEFFVFKPTLKQGFKPILSKRLGSKEIKMVYDLGGGKKVKNVPVSEAKRQQYAISDEEALLLAKWACIIEDHYSEKRGQLTPMDIEWAKDGQTGELFIVQARPETVQSRKSGNVLKDYKLLGDGKVLVRGRAVGEMIGQGLARVILDVHEIGQFKEGEVLVTNKTDPDWEPIMKKASAIVTNQGGRTCHAAIIAREMGIPAIVGCGNATGILKTGQDITVSCSEGEEGRVYEGLIPFDIIETPLDNLPTTKTQILMNVGNPEEAFKLASIPCNGVGLARLEFIIANHIKAHPLALMNFEQLKDDAVKAEIAHLTRGYDHKADFFVDKVAQGVGAIAAAFYPNPVVVRMSDFKSNEYANLLGGADFEPHEENPMIGWRGASRYYDEKYRDAYGLECKALKRVRDEMGLTNVIPMIPFCRTPYEGRKVLAEMEKHGLKRGENGLQVYVMCEIPSNVILADQFSEIFDGFSIGSNDLTQLTLGLDRDSSLVAHIFDERNQAVKDMVRMVIEKAHQNNRKIGICGQAPSDYPEFARFLVELGIDSISLNPDSVLKTLLDIAKLEEKLVNQ from the coding sequence ATGGTGAACACAGCTCCAGAAAAAATTAACGCAGACATTAATCACAAAAATAAATTTGTCTTGTGGTTTGAGGAAGTTGGCATCGAAGATGTCCCCATGGTGGGCGGAAAAAATGCCTCCTTGGGGGAAATGATCCAACAGTTGACGGCTAAGGGGGTAAATGTGCCGACGGGCTTCGCTACAACGGCCTATGCTTACCGTTATTTTATTGAAAATGCGGGGATTGAGTCTGGGTTACGGAAAATCTTTGCGGATTTGGATGTTGATAATCTTGTTAGTTTGCAGTCGGTGGGTAAACAGGCGAGGGCTTTGGTTTTAAATACTCCTTTTCCGAAAGAGTTGGAATTGGCGATCGCCCATGCTTACTTCAAATTATGCCAAAGATATGGAGCAGATCCTACTTTGTGCGAAAAAACCGAAGAAGAACAGATGAGATTGCGCGATTGCGTCTATGATACTGATGTAGCGGTGCGATCGTCTGCCACCGCAGAAGACTTACCCGATGCGAGTTTCGCAGGGCAACAGGAAACCTATCTTAATGTCCATGGGGTAAAAGACGTATTAGAATCTTGCCATAAATGTTTCGCCTCCATTTTCACCGACAGGGCGATTTCTTATCGCACCATGAACAAGTTTGACCACTTTGAGGTGGCGTTATCGGTAGGGGTACAGAAAATGGTACGCTCCGATTTGGCTTCCTCTGGAGTAATGTTTAGCATCGACACCGAAACAGGTTTCAAAGATGCTGCCTTTGTTACCGCCGCCTATGGTTTAGGAGAAAACGTGGTACAGGGTGCCGTTAACCCCGATGAATTTTTCGTTTTTAAACCCACCCTCAAACAAGGTTTTAAACCCATCCTCAGTAAACGCCTTGGTTCCAAGGAAATCAAGATGGTATATGACTTAGGGGGTGGCAAAAAGGTCAAAAATGTCCCTGTATCCGAAGCCAAACGCCAACAATATGCCATCAGTGATGAAGAAGCCTTGCTCCTGGCAAAATGGGCTTGTATCATTGAAGATCATTACAGCGAAAAACGGGGACAACTTACCCCCATGGATATTGAATGGGCAAAGGATGGACAAACGGGAGAATTATTCATTGTCCAAGCCCGTCCAGAAACGGTACAATCCCGTAAGTCGGGTAATGTACTTAAAGATTATAAACTCCTGGGCGATGGTAAGGTCTTGGTCAGGGGAAGGGCAGTAGGGGAAATGATTGGGCAAGGTTTAGCCCGTGTTATCCTCGATGTCCATGAAATTGGGCAGTTTAAGGAGGGAGAAGTTTTAGTCACCAATAAAACCGATCCCGACTGGGAACCGATTATGAAAAAAGCCAGTGCGATCGTTACTAACCAAGGGGGCAGAACCTGCCATGCGGCGATCATTGCCCGAGAAATGGGCATTCCTGCCATTGTGGGTTGTGGTAACGCCACGGGCATTTTGAAAACGGGTCAAGATATTACGGTGTCTTGTTCCGAGGGGGAAGAAGGTCGAGTTTATGAGGGTTTAATTCCTTTTGATATTATTGAAACTCCCCTTGATAATTTACCCACTACGAAGACTCAAATTTTGATGAATGTGGGTAACCCTGAAGAGGCATTTAAATTGGCTTCGATTCCTTGTAATGGCGTTGGTTTGGCTCGTTTAGAGTTTATTATTGCGAACCATATCAAGGCTCATCCCCTCGCTTTGATGAATTTTGAACAATTGAAAGATGACGCAGTGAAAGCAGAAATTGCTCACCTGACCAGGGGTTATGATCATAAGGCTGATTTCTTTGTCGATAAGGTGGCTCAAGGGGTAGGGGCGATCGCAGCGGCGTTCTATCCTAATCCTGTGGTAGTGAGAATGTCTGACTTCAAATCCAACGAATATGCCAATCTTTTGGGTGGTGCAGACTTTGAACCCCACGAAGAAAACCCCATGATTGGTTGGCGTGGTGCTTCCCGTTACTACGACGAAAAATATCGTGATGCCTATGGCTTGGAATGTAAAGCTCTTAAAAGGGTAAGGGATGAAATGGGCTTAACTAATGTAATACCTATGATTCCTTTCTGTCGTACACCCTATGAAGGTCGTAAAGTCTTAGCGGAGATGGAAAAACACGGCTTAAAACGGGGCGAAAATGGCTTACAGGTATATGTCATGTGCGAGATTCCCAGTAACGTTATTTTAGCGGATCAATTTAGTGAAATCTTTGACGGTTTCTCCATTGGTTCTAATGATTTAACCCAACTTACCCTCGGATTGGATCGAGATTCTTCCCTCGTCGCTCACATTTTTGACGAGCGCAACCAGGCCGTTAAAGATATGGTAAGAATGGTAATCGAAAAAGCCCACCAAAATAACCGTAAAATCGGTATTTGTGGACAAGCCCCCAGCGATTATCCCGAATTTGCCCGTTTCCTTGTGGAATTAGGCATTGACTCTATTAGTCTTAACCCTGATTCGGTGCTTAAAACCCTCCTCGACATTGCAAAATTGGAGGAAAAATTAGTTAATCAATAG
- the aat gene encoding leucyl/phenylalanyl-tRNA--protein transferase, which produces MIDIASIIQGYAHGNFLMADDYHNLGWYSSNERTLIPLDQSFRYPKSLKRVLNQNKFSVAINQDFLGVCLGCANRETTWISDDLIEIYLKLNQARWAYSFETWQGDKLAGGILGIVIKGAFIGESMFYNIPDASKVAMVKLVEHLRSRHFVLFDAQMQNPHLARFGSYIIDNHEYIKLLNQALDRNCCFE; this is translated from the coding sequence ATGATAGATATTGCCTCCATTATTCAAGGCTATGCCCACGGTAATTTTTTGATGGCTGATGATTACCATAACCTAGGGTGGTATTCTAGCAACGAGCGCACCCTAATCCCCCTAGATCAAAGTTTCCGCTATCCTAAGTCCTTAAAACGAGTTTTAAACCAAAATAAGTTTTCCGTAGCCATTAATCAAGATTTTTTGGGGGTATGTCTAGGATGTGCTAATCGGGAAACTACTTGGATTTCTGATGATCTAATTGAAATATATCTTAAACTAAATCAAGCTCGATGGGCCTATAGTTTCGAGACTTGGCAAGGAGATAAATTGGCGGGGGGAATCTTGGGCATTGTCATCAAGGGAGCGTTTATCGGTGAGTCGATGTTCTACAATATTCCCGATGCTTCTAAAGTTGCCATGGTCAAATTGGTGGAACATTTACGAAGTAGGCATTTTGTTTTATTCGATGCTCAAATGCAAAACCCCCATCTTGCTCGATTTGGTTCTTATATTATCGACAATCATGAGTATATCAAGTTATTAAATCAGGCTTTAGATCGTAATTGCTGTTTTGAATGA
- a CDS encoding RNA polymerase sigma factor, RpoD/SigA family encodes MSKFYFHRENVRASSPHGLSSDSPSSSDKSPSVTFSEKNQSVHRPPNSKDSMRLYLRDIGRIPLLTKDQEIDLARKVRASKKLIDLRDKHKDDQKIKDYINVFEVYESLSKDLLRCPNFDEWCAALDFSCLELEQVLDDGLHRWAQVAGLDVEELEHILSAGKGAKKHMINANLRLVVSIAKKYQNRGLDLLDLIQEGTLGLEKAVDKFDYRKGYHFSTYAYWWIRQGMTRAIATQSRSIRIPIHITEKLNLLKKTQRQLSQTLGRTPKAEELAEKMEMTTFELRSFLSQIPRSISLETKVGEDYNTELVELIETDSATPEENLMLISMRQDVHSLLSSLSEREAQILRLRYGFEDGKIYSLSDTAAMMHLSRERVRQIQAKAIQKLRQPNTRQQLHDYLEIIS; translated from the coding sequence ATGTCAAAGTTTTATTTTCACCGAGAAAACGTCCGAGCTTCATCACCCCATGGTTTGTCCTCTGATTCGCCGTCTTCTTCTGACAAATCGCCTTCGGTGACTTTTTCGGAAAAAAATCAATCCGTCCATCGTCCCCCTAACTCTAAGGATTCTATGAGACTTTATTTAAGGGATATTGGGCGGATTCCTCTTTTAACTAAGGATCAGGAAATTGATTTAGCTAGGAAAGTTCGCGCCTCGAAAAAGCTGATTGATTTACGGGATAAGCACAAGGATGATCAAAAAATTAAGGATTATATCAATGTGTTTGAGGTTTATGAGTCTTTGTCAAAGGATTTGTTGCGCTGTCCTAATTTTGATGAATGGTGCGCTGCTCTTGATTTCAGTTGTTTGGAGTTAGAGCAAGTTTTAGATGATGGTTTACACCGATGGGCGCAGGTGGCTGGTTTGGATGTGGAGGAGTTAGAGCATATATTGTCTGCAGGTAAGGGCGCTAAGAAGCATATGATTAATGCTAATCTGCGTTTGGTGGTTTCCATTGCTAAGAAGTATCAAAATCGTGGGTTAGATTTGTTGGATTTGATTCAGGAGGGAACTTTAGGCTTAGAAAAGGCGGTGGATAAGTTTGATTATCGTAAGGGTTATCATTTTAGTACTTATGCTTATTGGTGGATTCGTCAGGGGATGACAAGGGCGATCGCCACTCAGAGCCGTTCTATCCGTATTCCTATTCACATCACGGAAAAATTAAATTTACTGAAAAAGACTCAACGGCAATTATCACAAACCCTTGGCAGGACTCCGAAGGCGGAGGAGTTGGCGGAAAAAATGGAAATGACGACTTTTGAGTTGCGTAGTTTTCTTAGTCAGATTCCCCGTTCTATTTCCCTTGAAACGAAGGTAGGGGAAGATTACAATACGGAGTTGGTGGAATTGATTGAAACTGATTCGGCGACTCCTGAGGAAAATTTGATGTTGATTTCTATGCGTCAAGATGTTCATAGTCTTTTGAGTAGTTTAAGTGAGAGGGAAGCCCAAATATTACGCTTACGCTATGGTTTTGAGGATGGCAAAATTTATTCTCTTAGTGATACTGCGGCGATGATGCACCTTTCAAGGGAAAGGGTGAGACAAATTCAGGCTAAGGCAATTCAAAAGTTAAGACAACCTAACACCCGTCAACAGTTACATGATTATTTAGAAATTATTAGTTAA
- a CDS encoding pre-peptidase C-terminal domain-containing protein: MVNFKKYCGLLTLGFILPSIIYKAQAQPSQQVYNPIAIEHNRMVQDILSPSDIPTGEGGFARDFFINLKRGDQIVIDVTSEEFDTVVVLMKEDGSTVGENDDAPDGTTNSLLFTRIMDDGKYIIRVSSFALSGNGSFNLRVTKLQEEN; encoded by the coding sequence ATGGTTAATTTTAAAAAATATTGTGGTTTATTAACATTGGGGTTTATCTTGCCCAGTATTATCTATAAGGCTCAGGCACAACCATCACAACAGGTTTATAACCCCATTGCCATTGAACATAATCGTATGGTTCAAGATATTCTCTCACCTAGTGATATTCCCACGGGGGAAGGAGGTTTTGCGAGGGATTTTTTTATTAATTTAAAAAGAGGAGATCAAATTGTCATTGATGTTACCTCGGAAGAATTTGATACGGTGGTGGTGTTGATGAAGGAGGACGGTTCAACGGTGGGAGAAAATGATGATGCTCCTGATGGTACGACCAATTCATTGTTATTTACGAGAATTATGGATGATGGAAAATATATTATTAGGGTAAGTTCTTTTGCTCTTTCAGGAAATGGTAGTTTTAATTTGCGTGTGACAAAATTACAGGAAGAAAATTAA
- a CDS encoding NUDIX domain-containing protein, translated as MVLDVDTVVYKNPAPTVDIIIEMVDRRAIAPSSAPEFKGKSLAPIVLIERKFEPLGWAIPGGFVDYGESVEQAAMREALEEVSLRVDLLEQFYVYSDPRRDSRKHTISIVFIAHAKGEPKADDDALNLGIFPLWDIPKNLCFDHDRILADYVHYKLTGDQPMLQINN; from the coding sequence ATGGTGCTAGATGTAGATACGGTTGTTTATAAGAATCCTGCTCCCACGGTGGATATTATTATTGAAATGGTTGACCGTAGGGCGATCGCCCCTAGTTCTGCCCCTGAATTTAAAGGTAAATCTTTAGCCCCCATTGTCTTAATCGAACGCAAATTTGAGCCTTTGGGGTGGGCAATTCCGGGGGGATTTGTGGATTATGGGGAATCTGTGGAACAAGCGGCCATGCGCGAAGCCTTGGAGGAGGTGAGTTTGAGGGTTGATTTGTTAGAGCAATTTTATGTTTATTCCGATCCTCGCAGGGATAGCCGTAAACACACCATTAGTATTGTTTTCATTGCCCATGCGAAGGGAGAACCAAAGGCCGATGATGATGCCTTGAATTTAGGGATTTTTCCCCTTTGGGATATTCCTAAAAATCTTTGTTTTGACCACGATCGCATCTTAGCTGATTATGTTCATTATAAGTTGACGGGCGATCAACCTATGTTACAAATCAATAACTAA
- the acsF gene encoding magnesium-protoporphyrin IX monomethyl ester (oxidative) cyclase, with the protein MTTAVIKPQSNKKQAIKETLLTPRFYTTDFGAIASMDISSQEDELRAMLIEMKNDYNRNHFIRDEDFEKTWDHVDGETRAAFIEFLERSCTSEFSGFILFKEISRRIKDKNPLLAEIFSLMARDEARHAGFLNKAMGDFNISLDLGYLTKHRVYTFFKPEWIIYAVYLSEKIGYWRYILMYRHLEKNPHYQFYPLFKKFEHWCQDESRHGDIFNALLRSQKSMWQGWKAKLWAKFFLLSVFATHTLTVHEREDFYQSVGLDAKEYDRQVIIKTNQTAAKAFPVILDTDNPTFFPRLEKCNEHNIKLQKIEASKQPQPIKFLRKIPIMMAIFWNLLCLYLLKSQDAEELRTTIY; encoded by the coding sequence ATGACAACAGCCGTAATTAAACCCCAAAGCAATAAAAAACAAGCTATTAAAGAAACCCTATTAACCCCAAGATTTTATACTACCGACTTTGGGGCGATCGCCTCTATGGATATATCAAGCCAAGAAGACGAACTACGAGCGATGTTAATCGAGATGAAAAACGACTATAATCGTAACCACTTCATCAGAGACGAAGACTTTGAAAAAACATGGGATCATGTGGATGGAGAAACCCGTGCCGCCTTCATCGAATTTTTAGAAAGATCCTGCACCTCAGAATTTTCAGGCTTTATCCTTTTCAAAGAAATTTCTCGCCGTATCAAAGACAAAAACCCCCTCCTAGCCGAAATCTTCAGCCTCATGGCAAGGGATGAAGCCCGTCACGCAGGATTTTTAAACAAAGCTATGGGCGACTTTAACATCTCCCTCGACCTAGGCTACCTCACCAAACATCGAGTTTATACCTTCTTCAAACCCGAATGGATTATTTACGCCGTTTATCTCTCCGAAAAAATTGGCTACTGGCGTTATATCCTCATGTATCGTCATCTTGAAAAAAATCCCCACTACCAATTTTATCCCCTCTTCAAAAAATTTGAACATTGGTGTCAAGACGAAAGCCGTCACGGTGACATATTTAACGCCCTTCTCCGTTCCCAAAAATCCATGTGGCAAGGATGGAAAGCCAAACTGTGGGCAAAATTCTTTCTCCTCTCCGTCTTCGCCACCCATACCCTCACAGTCCACGAAAGAGAAGACTTTTATCAATCCGTGGGTTTAGATGCCAAAGAATATGATCGCCAAGTAATCATCAAAACCAATCAAACCGCAGCCAAAGCATTCCCCGTCATCCTCGATACCGATAACCCCACCTTTTTTCCCAGACTTGAAAAATGCAACGAACATAACATTAAACTACAAAAAATCGAGGCATCAAAACAACCCCAACCCATTAAATTTCTGCGTAAAATACCCATCATGATGGCAATCTTTTGGAATCTACTCTGTTTATATCTACTAAAATCCCAAGACGCCGAAGAATTAAGAACCACTATTTATTAA
- the hemF gene encoding oxygen-dependent coproporphyrinogen oxidase produces MTTVLNQASKQTSVDVPKNSRERAKQFVMELQDKICQGLEEIDGKARFQEDKWERKEGGGGRTRVIRNGGVFEQGGVNFSEVWGDTLPPSILMQRPEGAGHGFYATGTSMVLHPRNPYVPTVHLNYRYFEAGPVWWFGGGADLTPYYGFAEDAVHFHQTLKVGCDRHYPEYYPIFKKWCDEYFYLKHRQEARGVGGIFFDYQNSEGRLYGGSNHEGLAHQHSEKVGKVNHSWEDIFSFVQSCGNAFLPSYLPIVERRKSMEYGEKERNFQLYRRGRYVEFNLVYDRGTIFGLQTNGRTESILMSLPPLTRWEYGYQPEKNSREAQLTDFFLQPQDWANFKL; encoded by the coding sequence ATGACCACGGTATTAAATCAAGCATCTAAACAAACCAGTGTAGATGTACCAAAAAACTCCCGAGAAAGAGCCAAACAATTTGTCATGGAGTTGCAGGATAAAATCTGTCAAGGTTTAGAAGAAATCGACGGTAAAGCTCGTTTTCAGGAAGATAAATGGGAAAGAAAAGAAGGGGGCGGAGGACGCACCAGAGTGATTCGCAATGGGGGCGTTTTTGAACAAGGAGGGGTTAACTTCTCTGAGGTTTGGGGGGATACTTTACCTCCTTCTATTCTTATGCAACGTCCTGAGGGCGCTGGTCATGGTTTCTATGCCACAGGTACATCTATGGTGCTTCATCCTCGTAATCCCTATGTGCCAACGGTACATTTAAATTATCGTTATTTTGAAGCCGGCCCCGTGTGGTGGTTTGGCGGTGGTGCTGATTTAACTCCCTATTATGGTTTTGCGGAGGATGCGGTTCATTTTCATCAAACTTTAAAAGTAGGGTGCGATCGCCATTACCCCGAATATTATCCCATCTTTAAAAAATGGTGTGACGAATATTTTTACCTCAAACATCGTCAAGAAGCCAGAGGCGTAGGAGGCATTTTCTTTGACTATCAAAACAGTGAAGGAAGACTCTATGGAGGTTCAAACCATGAAGGATTAGCCCATCAACATAGCGAGAAAGTGGGTAAGGTGAACCATAGCTGGGAGGATATATTTTCCTTTGTGCAAAGTTGTGGCAACGCTTTTCTTCCCTCCTATTTACCCATTGTGGAGCGTCGTAAATCCATGGAATATGGAGAAAAAGAGCGTAATTTTCAGCTATATCGTCGGGGGCGTTATGTGGAGTTTAACTTGGTTTATGACCGTGGGACTATTTTTGGCTTACAAACCAATGGACGTACGGAGTCGATATTAATGTCTTTACCTCCTCTTACCCGTTGGGAATACGGCTATCAACCAGAAAAGAATAGTCGTGAGGCACAATTAACCGACTTTTTCCTACAACCTCAAGATTGGGCAAACTTTAAGCTCTAG